The proteins below come from a single Leptolyngbya sp. 'hensonii' genomic window:
- a CDS encoding glucosaminidase domain-containing protein, protein MGRIFISAGYCTGELASATIRGTSPAQEIIHTRDLVIRELKLRGLIEIQDYFIVPDVLDVRSTIDWINYRALPGDVALEIQDGSKGAEVFHPHLNLERQKDAQTFLETYLNRVGPLGIADQGVKPDVPPYTPLNGLSFCRQVRIPSLLLKIGFIDNGIDIHTLNSSRVIFAEGIADALIAFELDVRSRNGGPLSAKNPTTDIELNGRIYEDRGILVNSNSYVPIDLADNLGIDLSESPAIVRVGYGGVVYIKAIDLQSYGISVRWNSNTKTTILSSHQRLSLPTQIMGQGRASAFELTSFLKDANGGDYITKFLGIAEMYIEEAALEGVNHDIAFCQMCLETRYLKFGGDVRPNQNNFCSLGTIGSGVQFASFFDMGTGIKAHIQHLKAYASTEPVNKPPIVDPRFSLVKRGVASDLESLAGRWSVDPHYGKSIRDTLQRLYATTRL, encoded by the coding sequence ATGGGAAGAATCTTTATATCAGCGGGTTATTGTACTGGAGAGCTTGCCTCAGCGACCATTCGAGGAACATCCCCAGCCCAGGAGATCATTCATACTCGTGATCTGGTGATTCGAGAGTTGAAGCTGCGCGGCCTGATCGAGATCCAGGATTACTTTATTGTGCCTGATGTTTTGGATGTTCGCTCCACGATCGACTGGATTAACTACCGAGCTCTGCCCGGTGATGTGGCCCTGGAAATTCAGGATGGGAGTAAGGGGGCTGAGGTTTTTCATCCCCATCTGAATCTGGAACGCCAGAAAGACGCCCAAACCTTTCTGGAGACTTACTTAAATCGAGTCGGTCCCCTGGGAATTGCGGATCAGGGAGTGAAGCCAGATGTTCCACCTTACACGCCTCTCAATGGTCTCAGCTTTTGTCGCCAGGTCAGAATTCCTTCCCTGCTATTAAAAATCGGCTTTATAGACAACGGTATTGATATCCACACTTTAAACAGCAGTCGAGTTATTTTTGCCGAAGGCATAGCAGATGCCCTGATTGCCTTCGAATTGGATGTCAGAAGCAGAAACGGGGGACCTTTATCCGCCAAAAATCCTACAACGGATATTGAGCTGAATGGCCGGATTTACGAAGATCGGGGGATTCTAGTGAACAGTAATTCCTATGTTCCGATTGATCTGGCTGATAATTTAGGGATCGATTTGTCTGAATCCCCTGCCATTGTGCGGGTGGGCTACGGTGGCGTAGTTTATATCAAAGCGATCGACCTGCAGTCTTACGGGATTTCTGTCCGCTGGAATAGCAACACCAAAACCACCATTCTCAGCTCCCATCAGCGGCTGAGCTTGCCAACCCAAATTATGGGACAGGGCCGGGCTTCTGCCTTTGAACTCACCAGCTTTCTCAAAGACGCCAATGGTGGCGACTATATCACTAAATTCCTGGGAATTGCTGAAATGTACATTGAGGAAGCTGCTCTGGAAGGCGTTAACCACGATATCGCTTTCTGTCAGATGTGCCTGGAAACCCGGTATTTGAAATTTGGTGGTGATGTCAGGCCCAATCAAAACAATTTCTGCAGTCTCGGAACCATAGGCAGTGGGGTTCAGTTTGCCTCTTTCTTCGACATGGGAACTGGCATTAAAGCGCACATCCAACATTTGAAAGCTTATGCCAGCACTGAACCTGTGAATAAACCCCCGATCGTCGATCCTCGATTTTCCCTGGTTAAGCGGGGAGTGGCTTCCGATTTAGAGTCTCTCGCAGGGCGGTGGTCTGTTGATCCTCATTATGGGAAAAGCATCAGGGATACCTTACAGAGACTCTATGCTACAACCAGACTCTGA
- a CDS encoding PAS domain S-box protein: MAKHPEQCTLAVLSALSYRAGELNHYLQEIAVSMSELTGVDWSVVTFCQDGSERLLASSIDLGESIHQVYQLHGTLTGTVVQTGNCLVVEDATVCREYGKAPDGYRAYLGVPLRTPEGKIIGTICSFHQHPRQFTAEEVQLAEIFAERAATAIDNYQLYQQQQYINEQLQAEVRERQEAEQSLRESEARFRALIEQSVDAVFVLDPSGRFLDANPRALENLGYSWEELLTLSAPDVQKRLPPGGFAAAWEQMAAGQIVVVDGLHQRKDGSTFPVEVRGGAVLWGRRQVALAIARDITERKEAEVKLRQSEEQLRQIAENLEQVFWMYSQAGEPIYISPAFEKVWGYPIEAWYTDPKLWWKVIHPEDRERVYNAYYHRCEDRFDEEYRIIRPDASVRIIRDQAFPIRDENGKIYRIAGIAEDITGRRQKEQDMVKAIASLAEVGELAAMIVHEIRNPLTTILMGLNAFNRLDLPDPMRERLALSLDEAERLRNLLSEILLYARPQTLQRSALELNQFIAEILEPIRTMPTALNRRIEFIPSPQPVSILGDKDKLKQVFINLVDNACDAVAEGEPITWTIVPDLPNQQVILQVHNGGPPIPPEILPKLTKPFYTTKPTGTGLGLAIVKRIVQAHDGELILASSAAAGTTVSVRIPMSESDGQL; the protein is encoded by the coding sequence ATGGCTAAACACCCAGAGCAATGCACCCTGGCAGTCTTATCCGCTCTGAGTTACCGGGCTGGAGAACTGAATCACTACCTCCAGGAAATTGCTGTGAGCATGAGCGAACTCACAGGCGTGGATTGGTCTGTCGTTACGTTTTGCCAGGATGGCTCAGAACGGCTTCTGGCAAGTTCCATCGATCTGGGGGAGTCTATCCATCAGGTTTATCAGTTACACGGGACCCTGACAGGGACCGTGGTTCAAACGGGGAACTGCTTGGTGGTGGAAGATGCGACGGTTTGCCGGGAATACGGAAAGGCACCCGATGGCTACCGGGCTTACCTGGGGGTGCCCCTGCGTACTCCTGAGGGAAAAATCATTGGTACAATCTGCTCCTTCCACCAACACCCCCGTCAATTTACGGCTGAAGAAGTTCAGTTGGCCGAAATTTTTGCCGAACGGGCTGCAACCGCGATCGATAACTATCAGCTTTACCAGCAACAACAGTACATTAACGAACAGTTGCAGGCCGAGGTCCGGGAGCGTCAGGAAGCAGAACAATCCCTGCGGGAGAGTGAGGCCCGATTTCGGGCTCTGATCGAACAATCTGTGGATGCGGTGTTTGTGCTGGATCCGAGCGGTAGATTTCTAGATGCAAATCCCCGTGCTCTGGAAAATCTGGGCTATAGCTGGGAAGAACTGCTAACCCTCTCGGCACCCGATGTCCAGAAACGGCTTCCTCCTGGTGGATTTGCGGCTGCCTGGGAGCAGATGGCTGCTGGCCAGATTGTAGTGGTGGATGGTCTTCACCAGCGGAAAGACGGTAGCACTTTTCCGGTTGAAGTTCGGGGTGGCGCAGTGCTGTGGGGAAGACGACAGGTGGCTCTGGCGATCGCCCGTGATATTACGGAACGGAAAGAAGCGGAAGTTAAACTGCGCCAGAGTGAAGAGCAACTGCGCCAGATTGCGGAAAACCTGGAACAGGTGTTTTGGATGTATTCCCAAGCGGGCGAGCCCATTTATATCAGTCCTGCCTTTGAGAAAGTCTGGGGGTATCCGATCGAGGCCTGGTATACCGATCCAAAATTATGGTGGAAAGTGATCCATCCTGAAGATCGGGAGCGCGTCTATAATGCCTACTACCATCGTTGTGAAGACCGCTTCGATGAGGAGTACCGGATCATTCGCCCAGATGCTTCAGTGCGCATCATTCGGGATCAGGCCTTTCCGATTCGAGACGAGAACGGAAAGATTTATCGCATTGCGGGCATTGCAGAAGATATTACAGGCCGCAGGCAGAAAGAACAGGACATGGTGAAGGCGATCGCCTCTCTAGCAGAAGTCGGCGAACTGGCAGCCATGATTGTGCATGAGATCCGCAATCCCCTGACCACAATTCTGATGGGCCTGAACGCCTTTAACCGCCTGGACTTGCCAGACCCGATGCGGGAACGGTTGGCCCTCTCCCTGGATGAGGCCGAGCGGTTGCGGAATTTGCTCAGCGAAATTCTACTCTATGCCAGACCCCAGACCCTCCAGCGATCGGCCCTGGAGCTGAATCAATTCATTGCGGAAATCCTGGAGCCAATTCGAACGATGCCCACTGCCCTGAACCGTCGGATTGAATTTATCCCCTCGCCCCAGCCAGTTTCCATTCTGGGGGATAAGGATAAGCTGAAGCAGGTGTTTATCAACCTGGTTGACAATGCCTGTGATGCGGTAGCAGAGGGAGAACCGATCACTTGGACGATCGTGCCGGATCTACCGAATCAACAGGTCATCCTGCAGGTTCATAATGGTGGCCCCCCTATCCCTCCAGAGATACTTCCCAAGTTAACAAAACCGTTTTACACCACCAAGCCTACGGGAACTGGATTGGGGCTGGCGATCGTGAAACGTATCGTGCAGGCCCATGATGGGGAGTTGATCCTAGCTTCCTCCGCTGCTGCAGGCACAACAGTGAGTGTGAGGATACCAATGAGCGAATCTGATGGCCAACTTTGA
- a CDS encoding PAS domain S-box protein, whose translation MSDRNALTLLLIEDCADARILYRRFLRWDSLYTYQIVEFETAIAAAAWCQQEVPDLILLDLLLPDQNGLEFLQELRKYRNSTQSAVIILTAQSDPDTVIDAMKSGAQDYLVKDKLTPELLQQTIHRAIERMQLARQVEYSQEQQRLIGAIALRIRQSLHLDEILHTTAIEVRQFLQTDRVLVYQFHADMSGSVVAESVLPGWAVALGSHIEDTYFQERGGATAYQQGRKQIVDDIYQADLTNCHINLLEQFEVKAILVVPILVKAQLWGLLVAQHCAAARHWRPEEPDFLEQLAVQIAIAIQQASAFEQAQVELAERQRTEAVLRESEERFRSTFEQAAVGITHVAPNGQFIRFNRRFCDIVGYTAAELQGLTFQEITHPDDLVNDLKQSQKLLAGKIQTYAIEKRYIRKDRSIVWINLTGSLVRNPWGAPEYFIGVIEDITTRKRAEAALYRLNQELEARVEQRTAALQESEERWQLALRGSNDGIWDWDVQNNQVFFSSRWKEMRGFSADGMTHSLEEWPNQIHPDDRDRVMQAIANHFARKTPFFREEYRVKRQDGSYMWILDRAQALWDSAGNPTRMVGSETDITERKLAEERLRNLSDRLALALRSGAIGTWEWDIVNNVRIWDDRMHELYGVPPFEPERTCEFWLNSIYPEDVPGVETALEQAVQGEKDFDLEFRVVHPNGSIHFLKAAGLVQRDEQGNPLRMIGINYDITHQKQAEAALRESERRYATLAEASPVAIFQLDAAGHCTYVNNRWSEMMGRPPESALGTGCFQTLHPEDQAQILQDWANKFEHGIGLGEGYQIECRHVHTDGRIIWTYNQVLPETDAEGIQVGYIGTLTDITDRKQVEAQLRQTNEHLAYATRLKDEFLATMSHELRTPLNAILGMSEGLQDGVFGSINDRQMRAIATIERSGKHLLELINDILDLSKIESGKLEVEMGEVFIRNLCDTSMTFVRQMAIQKKIQLSSQIPQDIGQIQADDRRLRQVLINLLNNAIKFTPEGGSVTLEVSRQASYQMESLANMPTSNSWVLFSVTDTGIGIAAEDLNKLFQPFMQIDSSLNRQYSGTGLGLSLVRRIAELHGGAVTVRSELGQGSCFTVRIPDRTCPLNEANLPVHVPAIATPSQSLPGAVPSPSGRSPLILLAEDNEANVETISSYLEGRNYRFILAIDGQQAIDLTRTQHPDLVLMDIQIPGVDGLEAIRQIRSDPTVADIPVIALTALAMVGDREKCLEAGATEYLAKPLALKQLEILMHQLLNR comes from the coding sequence ATGAGCGATCGCAACGCCTTGACCCTATTACTAATTGAAGATTGTGCAGACGCTCGAATACTCTATCGTCGGTTCTTAAGGTGGGATAGCCTGTACACCTACCAGATTGTGGAGTTTGAAACTGCAATAGCGGCAGCAGCTTGGTGCCAGCAGGAAGTGCCAGACCTGATTCTGCTGGATTTGCTGTTGCCCGATCAAAATGGATTAGAGTTTTTGCAAGAGTTGAGAAAGTATCGTAATAGTACTCAATCTGCCGTTATTATTTTGACCGCGCAAAGTGATCCGGATACGGTAATCGATGCCATGAAGAGTGGGGCTCAGGATTACCTGGTCAAAGATAAACTAACCCCTGAACTGCTGCAGCAAACGATTCACCGCGCGATCGAGCGGATGCAACTGGCGCGTCAGGTTGAATATAGCCAGGAGCAACAGCGGCTCATTGGGGCGATCGCCCTGCGGATTCGCCAATCCCTTCATCTGGATGAGATTCTACATACCACGGCCATCGAGGTCCGCCAGTTCCTCCAGACCGATCGAGTCCTGGTCTATCAATTCCATGCGGATATGAGTGGGTCCGTTGTGGCTGAGTCTGTCTTGCCAGGTTGGGCCGTAGCATTGGGATCTCACATTGAGGATACTTACTTCCAGGAGCGGGGTGGGGCTACAGCTTATCAACAGGGCCGGAAACAGATTGTTGACGACATTTATCAGGCTGATTTAACGAATTGTCATATCAACCTCCTGGAACAGTTTGAAGTCAAGGCCATTCTAGTGGTCCCCATTCTGGTCAAGGCGCAATTGTGGGGTCTGCTGGTTGCGCAGCATTGTGCGGCTGCTCGCCACTGGCGACCGGAGGAACCGGATTTTCTAGAACAACTGGCTGTGCAGATTGCGATCGCCATTCAGCAGGCCAGTGCTTTTGAGCAGGCCCAAGTAGAACTGGCCGAACGTCAGCGCACCGAAGCCGTACTCCGGGAGAGCGAAGAACGATTTCGCAGCACCTTTGAGCAAGCTGCAGTCGGGATTACCCATGTCGCCCCCAATGGACAGTTCATCCGGTTCAACCGGCGGTTCTGCGATATCGTGGGCTATACTGCAGCGGAACTTCAGGGTCTGACATTTCAGGAAATCACCCACCCGGATGATCTGGTCAACGACTTGAAGCAGAGTCAAAAACTACTAGCGGGTAAAATCCAGACCTATGCGATCGAAAAACGATATATCCGTAAGGATCGATCGATTGTCTGGATTAACCTGACCGGCTCGCTCGTCAGAAATCCTTGGGGGGCACCAGAATATTTTATTGGTGTGATTGAGGACATTACTACGCGCAAACGGGCAGAAGCTGCCCTGTACAGGTTGAATCAAGAGTTGGAAGCTAGGGTTGAACAACGTACTGCTGCGTTACAAGAAAGTGAGGAACGCTGGCAACTGGCCCTGCGGGGGAGTAATGATGGAATCTGGGACTGGGATGTGCAGAACAATCAGGTGTTCTTCTCAAGCCGATGGAAGGAGATGCGGGGCTTCTCGGCTGATGGGATGACTCACTCCCTGGAAGAATGGCCCAATCAGATTCATCCTGACGATCGCGATCGAGTGATGCAGGCCATTGCGAACCATTTTGCCCGCAAGACTCCCTTTTTTCGAGAAGAATACCGGGTGAAACGTCAGGATGGCTCCTACATGTGGATCTTGGATCGGGCCCAGGCACTGTGGGATAGCGCAGGCAATCCGACCCGCATGGTTGGGTCTGAAACCGATATTACTGAGCGTAAGCTGGCCGAGGAGCGATTGCGGAACCTTTCTGATCGGCTTGCCCTGGCCCTTCGATCTGGGGCGATCGGAACCTGGGAATGGGACATCGTGAATAACGTGCGGATCTGGGACGATCGTATGCACGAACTGTACGGGGTGCCCCCCTTTGAGCCTGAGAGGACCTGCGAGTTCTGGCTCAACAGTATCTATCCTGAGGATGTTCCAGGGGTAGAAACCGCCTTGGAACAGGCCGTTCAGGGAGAAAAAGACTTTGACCTGGAATTTCGGGTTGTTCATCCAAATGGCAGCATCCATTTCCTGAAAGCAGCGGGTCTGGTGCAACGGGATGAGCAGGGCAACCCGTTGCGGATGATTGGCATCAACTATGACATTACCCATCAGAAGCAGGCAGAAGCCGCTTTGCGGGAGAGTGAACGCCGCTATGCAACGCTGGCTGAAGCCTCCCCTGTTGCCATCTTCCAACTGGATGCGGCGGGGCATTGTACCTATGTCAACAATCGCTGGTCGGAAATGATGGGGAGACCTCCAGAGTCTGCCCTGGGCACAGGCTGTTTCCAGACCCTGCATCCAGAAGATCAGGCCCAGATTTTGCAGGATTGGGCCAACAAGTTTGAGCATGGCATCGGATTGGGGGAAGGCTATCAGATCGAGTGTAGACATGTTCACACTGACGGGAGAATTATTTGGACCTATAACCAAGTTCTGCCTGAAACAGACGCTGAGGGGATCCAGGTGGGTTACATCGGCACCCTGACGGATATCACTGATCGCAAACAGGTCGAAGCGCAGTTACGCCAGACTAATGAGCACCTGGCCTATGCCACGCGCCTGAAGGATGAATTTCTGGCTACCATGAGTCATGAACTGCGCACCCCTCTAAACGCCATTTTGGGGATGTCAGAAGGCTTACAGGATGGGGTGTTTGGTTCGATCAACGATCGCCAGATGAGGGCGATCGCGACCATTGAACGCAGCGGCAAGCATCTTCTGGAGCTGATTAACGACATCCTTGATCTATCTAAAATTGAGTCTGGCAAGCTCGAAGTGGAAATGGGTGAGGTGTTCATCCGCAACCTCTGTGACACAAGTATGACCTTCGTGCGACAGATGGCCATCCAAAAGAAGATTCAACTCAGCAGCCAGATTCCACAAGACATTGGCCAGATTCAAGCTGACGATCGTCGGCTCCGCCAGGTGCTGATTAACTTACTCAACAACGCGATCAAGTTTACGCCGGAAGGTGGATCGGTAACGCTGGAAGTGAGTCGCCAGGCGAGTTATCAGATGGAGTCGTTGGCGAACATGCCAACATCGAATTCCTGGGTCCTGTTTTCTGTCACAGACACAGGGATTGGCATTGCTGCTGAGGACCTCAATAAACTGTTTCAGCCCTTTATGCAAATTGATAGTAGCCTGAACCGTCAGTATAGTGGGACCGGACTGGGCCTATCCCTGGTACGACGAATTGCAGAATTGCATGGAGGAGCCGTCACCGTTCGGAGCGAATTGGGGCAGGGTAGTTGCTTTACGGTCCGGATTCCAGATCGAACCTGCCCCTTAAATGAAGCCAATCTCCCCGTCCATGTGCCTGCTATAGCCACGCCATCTCAGTCTCTGCCAGGGGCCGTTCCGAGCCCATCTGGGCGTTCCCCTCTGATTTTGCTAGCTGAAGACAATGAGGCCAATGTGGAGACGATTTCCAGCTACCTGGAAGGCCGAAATTACCGGTTCATCCTGGCGATAGATGGACAGCAGGCGATCGACCTGACTCGGACTCAACATCCGGATCTGGTGCTGATGGACATCCAAATACCAGGAGTCGATGGGCTAGAGGCCATTCGCCAGATTCGATCAGACCCAACGGTGGCTGATATTCCGGTCATTGCCCTGACCGCCTTAGCCATGGTGGGCGATCGGGAAAAATGTCTGGAGGCAGGGGCGACAGAATATCTGGCTAAACCCTTAGCTCTCAAACAACTGGAAATCCTGATGCATCAGTTGCTGAACCGCTAG
- a CDS encoding NADPH-dependent F420 reductase yields MSIGIIGSGSVGGTLGKILAQKGYTVIFGVRDPQSSKVQELIAATGGKVQAATVREAAEQAEIVILTTPWEATQDAIAAAGDLTGKILVDCTNPIAMGMAGLSQGLTIGHSTSAAEEIAKWAPGARVVKAFNNIGANVLENLTFGSQRATAFICGDDLSAKEQVMGLAEAIGFEAIDAGGLTIARLLEPLAMLWIHMAMFQGMGREFAINLVRRS; encoded by the coding sequence ATGAGTATTGGCATTATCGGTTCTGGTAGCGTGGGGGGGACACTGGGCAAGATCCTGGCTCAGAAGGGCTATACCGTTATTTTTGGCGTGCGGGATCCCCAGAGTTCAAAAGTCCAGGAATTGATCGCTGCAACAGGCGGGAAAGTCCAGGCTGCCACAGTTCGAGAGGCCGCAGAGCAGGCCGAAATTGTGATCCTGACGACGCCCTGGGAGGCAACTCAGGATGCGATCGCTGCCGCTGGAGATCTGACCGGTAAGATTCTGGTGGATTGTACAAACCCGATTGCAATGGGGATGGCAGGACTATCTCAGGGGCTGACGATCGGGCACAGCACCTCTGCCGCTGAGGAGATTGCGAAGTGGGCACCAGGGGCCAGGGTCGTCAAGGCGTTCAACAACATTGGCGCGAATGTCCTCGAGAATCTGACTTTCGGATCGCAACGGGCTACGGCATTCATCTGTGGCGATGATCTGTCCGCCAAGGAACAGGTCATGGGACTGGCAGAGGCAATCGGATTTGAGGCGATCGATGCTGGAGGATTGACGATCGCCCGGTTACTGGAACCCCTGGCTATGTTGTGGATTCACATGGCGATGTTTCAGGGGATGGGTCGAGAGTTTGCAATTAATCTGGTGCGGCGATCGTAA